A stretch of Streptococcus sp. oral taxon 061 DNA encodes these proteins:
- a CDS encoding helix-hairpin-helix domain-containing protein translates to MSKKLQRKKQLRNNLRRSGALSNAVNKVVEETKKVVKHAEKAASEAGKAVSKQVEKTVEATKEQAQKVTSSVEEFAANLGGLSVDRAKTFYDEGIKSAADFKNWTEKELLALKGIGPATIKKLKENGIKFK, encoded by the coding sequence ATGTCAAAAAAACTACAACGTAAAAAACAATTAAGAAACAATCTTCGTCGCTCAGGCGCACTTTCAAACGCTGTAAACAAGGTTGTCGAAGAAACAAAAAAAGTTGTGAAACACGCTGAAAAAGCAGCAAGTGAAGCAGGAAAAGCTGTTTCTAAGCAAGTTGAAAAAACTGTAGAAGCAACTAAAGAACAAGCTCAAAAAGTTACAAGCTCTGTAGAGGAATTCGCAGCCAACCTAGGTGGACTTTCAGTAGATCGCGCTAAAACTTTCTACGATGAAGGGATCAAATCTGCAGCTGACTTCAAAAACTGGACAGAAAAAGAACTCCTTGCCTTGAAAGGAATCGGTCCAGCAACTATCAAGAAATTAAAAGAAAACGGCATTAAGTTCAAGTAA
- a CDS encoding isoprenyl transferase: MFGFLKKDKVTETPAMVPAHIGVIMDGNGRWAKKRMQPRVFGHKAGMDALRTVAIAASDMGVKAMTVYAFSTENWTRPDQEVKFIMNLPVEFYDKYVPELHQKNMKIQMIGETDRLPKETFDVLKKAEELTKLNTGLILNFALNYGGRAEITQAVKLIAQDVLDAKINPGDITEELIGEYLFTGHLPKTLRDPDLIIRTSGELRLSNFLPWQAAYSELYFTDVLWPDFDEEALKEAIAEFNRRNRRFGGV; encoded by the coding sequence ATGTTTGGATTTTTAAAAAAAGATAAAGTAACAGAAACACCAGCGATGGTACCAGCGCATATCGGAGTTATCATGGATGGCAATGGTCGTTGGGCTAAAAAACGAATGCAGCCACGTGTCTTTGGGCATAAGGCTGGGATGGATGCTCTGAGAACAGTAGCGATTGCTGCTAGTGATATGGGTGTCAAGGCTATGACAGTTTATGCCTTCTCGACTGAAAATTGGACACGTCCAGATCAGGAAGTCAAGTTTATCATGAACCTTCCGGTTGAATTTTATGATAAGTATGTTCCCGAATTGCACCAAAAGAACATGAAGATTCAAATGATTGGGGAGACTGATCGTTTGCCTAAAGAGACCTTTGATGTTTTGAAAAAAGCGGAAGAGTTGACCAAGTTAAATACAGGTTTGATTCTCAACTTTGCCCTTAATTATGGTGGACGAGCTGAGATTACACAGGCAGTCAAGTTGATTGCACAGGATGTTTTAGATGCTAAGATCAATCCCGGTGATATTACAGAAGAGTTGATTGGGGAATATCTCTTTACGGGACATTTGCCGAAAACTTTGCGCGATCCTGACTTAATCATCCGAACTAGTGGCGAGCTTCGTTTGAGTAATTTCTTGCCTTGGCAAGCAGCTTATAGTGAACTTTATTTCACAGATGTCTTGTGGCCTGACTTTGATGAGGAAGCCTTAAAGGAAGCTATTGCAGAGTTTAACCGCCGCAATCGTCGATTTGGAGGAGTATAG
- a CDS encoding phosphatidate cytidylyltransferase: MKKDLIKRTIFAALALAIFIPLLMVGGLWLQIVMGILAMLGVRELLQMKGLNTMTPESLLTLLATFALTIPLENYLTFLPVDGNVVAYGVVIFIMLGCTVFSKNYTIEDAVYPIAMSFYVGFGFNALVDARIAGLDKALLALCIVWATDSGAYLVGMNFGKRRLAPRVSPNKSVEGAFGGIIAAMLVTLIFMLVDSTVALPYGIYKMTLFAIFFSIAGQLGDLIESAMKRHFGVKDSGVFIPGHGGVLDRFDSMLAVFPIMHLFGLF, from the coding sequence ATGAAAAAGGACTTAATAAAGAGGACCATATTTGCCGCTTTGGCCCTAGCTATCTTTATCCCACTCTTGATGGTTGGAGGGCTGTGGCTACAGATTGTGATGGGAATTTTAGCCATGCTTGGAGTTCGTGAGTTGCTCCAGATGAAAGGGTTAAACACCATGACCCCTGAGAGTTTGTTGACCTTGCTAGCAACTTTCGCACTGACAATCCCCCTAGAAAACTACTTGACATTTTTACCTGTAGATGGGAATGTTGTCGCATATGGTGTTGTGATTTTTATCATGTTAGGTTGCACTGTTTTTAGCAAGAATTACACCATTGAAGATGCTGTATACCCAATCGCCATGAGTTTCTATGTTGGTTTTGGATTCAACGCTTTAGTCGATGCTCGAATCGCTGGCTTGGATAAAGCGCTCTTGGCTCTCTGTATCGTGTGGGCAACAGATAGTGGTGCTTATCTCGTTGGAATGAATTTCGGCAAGAGAAGATTGGCTCCAAGAGTTTCTCCTAACAAATCAGTCGAAGGAGCTTTTGGTGGTATTATAGCTGCCATGCTTGTTACACTCATCTTTATGTTAGTGGATAGTACAGTTGCCCTTCCTTATGGTATTTACAAAATGACACTCTTTGCTATTTTCTTTAGTATTGCAGGTCAATTGGGTGACTTGATTGAAAGTGCTATGAAACGCCACTTTGGAGTCAAGGATTCAGGGGTCTTCATCCCTGGACATGGGGGGGTACTAGATCGCTTTGATTCTATGTTGGCCGTGTTCCCTATTATGCACCTATTCGGCTTATTTTAA